In Amphiprion ocellaris isolate individual 3 ecotype Okinawa chromosome 2, ASM2253959v1, whole genome shotgun sequence, the genomic stretch aatttcatttagtTTACTTTGATTCCCACAGCaacatcatgatttttttttatttctaaataattattactttaaatttttggctcatttaatgtaattttattattattttcatttaatgtaaCTTAGTTGTTTTAACTTTTTagaatgttttaaattttattttaatttatttaattgttttcagTTCCATTTTGTTGACTCTGACTCTCACAGCAGCCTCATGTGAGCAGCTGAATCCTGATGAGATAATTTCTCATGATGATCGGCAACGGATAAATAAATGAGTGAGTCCAAAGTTCTGTCTTATTGCGTAAACATCTCCAcagctggatggaggttgaGTAAGAGCAGAGTTTTCCACGATGACGCCAGAACTTATCATTAAATGTGCAGCAGGTTCTAGAGTTCAGACAAGCCTGAGCAGGAGGttttacctggacaggtgaaAAAATCAGAGTGTTGTTGGATTTCATCTCTGCTCGGCCACTTCAATGGAAACATCTCCTGACAGTGAACGAGGTGAAGGAGACTCCTGTTAATGAAACTGCTGTTAGATTAGTTAGATTTTAAATAGAAACGGTAAAATGACTCCGTCCGAGGATTTCAAACAATGCCGTCACTTTTCAACACAACATGCTAATAACAGATGCTAATAACATATGCTAATAACAGATGCTAATAACAGATGCTAATAACATATGCTAATAACAGATGCTAATAACAGATGCTAATAACAGATGCTAATAACAGATGCTAATAACAGATGCTAATAACAGATGCTAATAACAGATGCTAATAACATATGCTAATAACAGATGCTAATAACATATGCTAATAACAGATGCTAATAACAGATGCTGCTGTGCAGATTTTAGGAAAATAGGAGTTAAAGTTGCATTAAAGTCCCattctgaacaaacatgcaGCTCCAAACACTTTAAAGAGAAAATGATGAATGAAAGTGACGCAGAAGGatgccaaaataacacaaaataacacaaaaaacacaaaatgatgctaaaatgacataaaaacaacacaaaaaggcacaaaaggatgccgaaataagacaaaaatgacacaaagtgatgcttaaataacacaaaataacacaaaaagacaccaatgacacaaaaggatggtaaaataagacaaaaatgacacaaaagtgaTGCAGAAGGATATCAAAATaacacataaatgacacaaaacaatgcttaaataacacaaaataacacaaaaagacaccaatgacacaaaaggatggtaaaataagacaaaaatgacacaaaagtgtCGCAGAAGGatgtcaaaataacacaaaaattacaaaaaacgatgcttaaataacacaaaataacacaaaaagacacaaaatgacacaaaaggatgataaaataagacaaaaatgacacaaaaagatgccaaaataacaaaaatgacacaaaaagacagaaatgacacaaaatgatgtttaaataacacaaaaacataaaatgaaacaaaagtgagacagaagaatgccaaaataacacaaatacataaaatgatacaaaaagacacaaaacaatgcttaaaaaacacaaaaagacacaaaaagatgcctaaataacacaaaaagacacaaaatgacacaaaagtgacacagaaaataacataaaaaagcacaaaatgctaCAAACGATGTCAATAACACAAAAGGACACTAAAGGATGCTAAAGTaagataaaagacacaaaatgacacaaaatgatgccaaaataagatagaaatgacacaaaagacacaaaaggatgctaaaataacaaaataacacaaaaagacacataaggatgccaaaataacacaaaaatgacacaaaaagacagaaatgacacaaaaagatgcttaaataacacaacaaacaccaaatgaaacaaaaatgatgcagaagGATGtcaaaatagcacaaaaagacataaaatgatacaaagagatcctaaaataagacaaaaagacacaaattgatgcttaaataacaaaaaaaatgatgcagaaagctgtcaaaataacacaaaaatacaccaatgacacaaaaggatgctaaaataacatacaaataaaacaaaaagacacaaaatgacaaaaagatgataaaataacataaaaataacacataaagacacaaaatgacaaaaaatctgataaaatggcataaaaatgagaaaaagacacaaaaagatgcgaaaataacacaagatgacacaaaagacacttcaatatttaaacttagtttcatttgtgtcagacattaaaaattaaaacacactatagtgctgttgttttaaactttCTGCTAACAGTGATTTAATTGATTGGATTTAAAGTTTTCTCAGATTGATTTCATTTCAATACAAACAAACTGTctaatatctaaaaataaatgatgttttCCTCCACTGTCCGGACCATAGActgtttaatatattttaattttctatCATGAAGTCTCTGATCCGGACCGGAGTGTCGGAGCTCCGGAGGAGGGCGGGTCGTGGTTGGAGGAGGAGCCGCCTCCGCCCTGCGCGTCACCGGCCGCAGCCTCCCGTCAGTCGCTTCCCTCCGTCCTGCGGGAAACATGTCGCTTCTCTCCGGCCACTGGATCTGCAGACTCCCGGTCCACTGACGCTCCTTCCGCACAGGTAAACTCACCTGGAGCCGCTGCTGGTTTTCTGTCAGACTGAGtttaattttctgcttttatttgggTTTCTGTCCTGGTTTTTATCTGTCCGTGGATCAGGAACGTCTCTCCGGTAGACCGAGTCTTACCGGCTGCTGGAAAGTTGCATAATAAAGAAGAGTTTAGAGAGAAGGAGGAACTGAACTTTGAGTTTCAGTCCACGCTGTGTTTACctgcagatgtttgttcagGTGGGAGATCCACAAATTCCTGAGACTGGAGGTTTCATTCTTATCTTAAAGCTACTGTGGTCAATATCTTTAATGTCTTCAAGTTTAATAATGGTAAAAATCTTAAATATCTTTAATAATGttatatttaaatcaactaaatgGGTTTATTATGGAGGCATTTCTTCACTCATCTATTTGCTCAAATTTAAAGAGCTGGATTCAGTAAAAGTGGATTGAAAGACATTCCTTTAGTCATTAATGAAGACAAAGATTACAGCTATTGTGGAGTGATAATTCCCATTAAAATCGACTTAATTAGGCACATATATGATGGAtgttaaggttaaaaaaaatcgtcTTTTCTACTTTACTTCATGAGTTTTGCTAATTTCTCGTTAATTCAGGTTTCAGAAAGTCCTGACTCCCGAGTCTGTTGTTTTCACTCTTATCTTAAAGCTACTATGGTAAATATCTTCAATAATGtcattttagtttcattcaAAACAACTAATTGGTTTCCTGTTGagatttttcttcacttttatcATCTGTTTGCTCAAATTTAAACAGCTGGATTCCCCCAAAGTGGATTTAAAGTCTTTGAAAGACATTCCTTTAGTCATTAATGAAGACAAAGATTACAGCCATTGTGGAGTGATAATTCCCAGTAAAACAGGGTTCATTAGAGCCATATATGCATGACTTTAAGGACAAGAACTcatcttttctagtttatttaatgtaaatacatGAGTTTTGCTAACTTAAGAGCTGCTGCCATGGcaactgaaagaaaatgtaaaacccAAACAAGTCTGTTACTGCTGTCTGTGCAGTTTTTGAGTGAAATGGCCTGTTGTTACGACAGTGTGATAAATGGTTCCACTTCCTGTGTTTCCTCAGACTCGCCTCTAAAATGGCACAGCAGAACTCCAGCTGCCACTACAACGAGTCCATGAGCTTCTTCTACAACAAGAATGGCGGCGACGACAAATGGGACTCGGCTCAGCTCATCCTGGTGCAGGTGGTTGGGTCACTCTTCTGCTGCTTCATCTTGGTCTCCAATGCCATGGTCATCGCCGCCGTGGTCACCAACAAGAGGTTCCACTACCCCTTCTACTACCTGCTGGCCAACCTGGCCGCCTCGGACTTCCTGGCCGGCATCGCCTACGTGTACCTCATGTTCAACACCGGCCCGGTGTCGAGGAAGCTCACGGTCCGAGGATACTTCATCCGCCAGGGCCTCCTGGACATCAGTCTCTCGGCCTCGCTGGCCAACCTGCTGGTCATCGCCCTGGAGCGCTACATCTCTGTCATGAACTGGAAGGTCCACAGCAACCTGACGAAGCGGCGGGTGACGCTGCTCATTGTGCTGGTGTGGGCCATCTCCATCTTCATGGGCGCCGTTCCCAGCCTGGGCTGGAACTGCATCTGCGACCTGGACAGGTGCTCGCAGCTGGCGCCCATCTTCAGCCGGAGCTACCTGATCTTCTGGTCCGTCTCCAACCTGGTGGTGTTCCTCGTCATGGTGGCCATCTACATGCGCATCTACACCTATGTCAAGAAGAAGACGTCGGTGCTGATGCCGCACACCAGTGGCTCCATCAACCGCAAGAGAACGCCCATCAAGCTGATCAAGACGGTGATGGTGGTGCTCGGTAGGTGTAGGAACGGTGTTGTCTGGTGATGCTCAGTAGGTGTAGGAATGTTGTTGTCTGGTGATGGTGATGTTCACTAGGTGCAGGAATGTTGTTGTCTGTTGATGCTTGGTAGGTGCAGGAACGTTGTTGTCTGTTGATGCTTGGTAGGTGCAGGAACGTTGTTGTCTGGTGATAGTGATGCTCACTAGGAGCAGGAACGTTGTTGTCTGGTAATGTTCACTAGGTGCAGGAATGTTGTTGTCTAGTGGTGCTCGGTAGGTGCAGGAACATTGTTGTCTGGTGATGCAGGAGCGTTTTTGTCTGGTGATGCTCGGTAGGTGTAGGAACGTTGTTGTCTGGTGATGCAGGAACATTGTTGTCTGGTGATGCAGGAACGTTGTTATCTGGTGATGCAGGAACGTTGTTGTCTGGTGATGCAGGAACGTTGTTGTCTGGTGATGCAGGAACGTTGTTGTCTGGTGATGCTCGGTAGGTGTAGGAACGTTGTTGTCTGGTGATGGTGGTGCTCACTAGGTGCAGGAACGTTGTTGTCTGGTGATGGTGGTGCTCACTAGGTGCAGGAACGTTGTTGTCTGGTGATGCAGGAACATTGTTGTCTGGTGATGCAGGAACATTGTTGTCTGGTGATGCAGGAACATTGTTGTCTGGTGAAGCATCGGTGAGTCAGAGCAGCTGTTGGATTTTCTGCTGAACACGCCTGATTCGAACTTGCTTCCAGTAAATGCGTCAGCAGAGCGTCACTGATTTTAGGGAGTCTTCAGTGAGTCAAATGACTGAAAGGTCTCTCCTCCTTTGTTCTCCTCTGTATCCTGTAGCATATAAAGTCATGAATTGGGCAAATACGTTATCACTCATTGtgttgtttgatttatttgctTGATAGTTTAATCATTTGAcctataaaatgtgaaaatagagTAAAAATTGAGTCAGTTTACGGCCAAGTGGCTTAAATCATCGCTATTTTGAGTGATACTCTATACTGCTGTTTAATTAATGTGCttaataattgtaataatttgacccataaaatatgaaatttgaGTGAAAAATCTGAGTTAGTTCCTTAAACTGTCATTGTTAGAGCTAATATTTTATCACTTATGCTGTTGTTCAGTAAATGAAGGGATTAGTTTAATGATTTGAcctataaaatgtgaaattagaGTAAAAATCACAACTATCAGAACTTTCAAGAGCCCGAAGTGACTCTTTGAATTGTTTATTTTGCCttgaaaacagtcaaaactccaaagaaaattgtaatttttacgAAGCtgtgactgaaaaatgtttgGTTCATGTTCAAAACGATTAACACAAGGGTTCTCAGCCTTATTATGTATTATAGTCGGGTCTTAACCTCTAAATACCCCTAGTCGGAAATTTAtacttgtattttatttttacatgttcaTTTGTAACGTAAacgtgttgttttaaatgtactttcTACATAATGGAGACCTGAGTGACAAACAAATGGCTGAATTATTGAGTTCAGAGCTGCTCCTGTTTCCCACAAACCGTCCcaaatttcttttcttcttcatccCAGATATGATTTCCAGGTTCCTTTTGTTTGGGTGCTGCAACCGGATAGCTCACAATAGAGCGTTTAAAGCTGCTGTTGGAGCTGCAGGAGAACATCCAGGATGTTCTCCTACAATGCAGAATAAAGGCGCTCAGTGCTGCAGGAGCTGTTTATTCCAGGCTGCTGTGTAATTATCCAGGACGCTGCAGCTCAAACCGTCCACCACACCGGCCTTCAGCcagcctcccctcctccccacccaggaaagaaaaaacaacaacctatACTTGAGGACTTTGCTGATTGCTTTCAGATGCAGTTCTGGGAGTACACAAGTGTCATCCCTAAAGCCCCTCTGTGCTCCGAacctttgacaaaaaaagacatgaatgaggcacaaaggaaacagaaaattatgaaaaacgagaaacaaaataataataataaaaatgacaaaagtgagaaacaaaatgacaaaaaatgagacaaatgattcaaaacaaaacaagagacaaaagattagacaaaaagttacaaaacgacaaaaactggacaaacaacacatgcgagacaaaaaaacacaaaacgacaaaaacgatacacaaaacaacgaatgaagcaaaacacaaaatgacaaaaataggacaaaatcataagccagacaaaaaggaaacacaaaatgacaaaaacgagagacaACACGACAGAAACGTGAGACAAatcacaaaagtcagacaaaaaagacaaaacaataaaaacaagacaaaatcttacaaaaatgagacacaaaacgacaaaagaacaatgaacaatctagtattttactttatgatcaaaattgacaaaatgactaaaaatgagacaaacgacatgaaacaaaacaaacaagagacaaaaaatcagacaaaaagttacaaagtgacaaaaaatggacaaaatgagacaaaaaattatacaaatgacacaaaaaatgacaagagtgagaaacaaaacacaaaaaaaaaagacaaaaaaacccaagcagggcaaaaacgaaacacaaaaacatgtgacaaatgacaaaaatctgacaaaaaaagacaaaaaacaacaagagcaagacaaaatgttacaaaaatgaaacaaaaagaaatgtcatcAACATGTGATCCtagcatgttgtgggacacgttccatgtataataatatttaaaatattatgttgattaaaaatttttttcccacaattacaagagacatcaatgaaaaaatgaaaccaaaaaaggagatttaaatttaatttgaactgttttattagagatacAGTTTGGCCATCAGGGggtggaacaagagaaaaatggcattttagaggaaactccagacttatttggtatttttaacaagaaaagcactcagagagcacagttcTTCAccgaggctgctcagtcgttgtaacGTCGTTTTGGATTaaagctaaattaaattgtagaaTCGTAGAATTCTGAGCTAAAGTCGAGCTAAAGCCAACAGAGTTTTGTGACATCTCAGATCCAAGATTTGGAAAACCCTTAAACCTCGACAAAAGTGAAGATTTCTGCGACTTTGTGGTTAAAAAAGGGCCTGAAACATTTGTATCATACATGATGTAAGTGactgagagaaaaaggaaatgtcAGGAGGAATGCAGCAGGTTAAAGTCTAGTGGACGCATTgatcgaaaaaaaaaaagagaggcgTGAAGCAGAAACTGGATGAACCAGTTCAGAGACGTTTACACATGCTTTGTTAACACTCCAGGGAAATAAATGGGAGCCTGAGATCTGGAAATGGCAGATTTGTGTAGAAGTTTGGTCTTAAATGTCTAATAACTGAGtcttcaaaaaatacaaaacaaaaaaagagacaaagattAGACAACAAagttagaaagtgacaaaaacaagacaaaaaatggcacaaacgacacaaatgagacataaaggaaacacaaaacgacaaaaacgacacataaaacaatgaataaagcaaaaaaaagacaaaaatcagacaacaaatagaagcaagacaaaaaggaaacacaaaatgacaaaaaaggaaacacaaaatgacaaaaacacgagacaaatgacaaaagtcagacaaaaaacaacaaaaacaagacaaaatattacaaaaacgagaccaaaaaactgacaaaaaatgagacaaaaaagttagaaagtgacagaaaaatggacagacgacaaaaacgagacaaaaaattgacaaaaaaggaacaaaacgacaagacaaaatcagcaagaaaaaaggaaacacaacaaaatatgagacaaacgacacaaaacagaacacaacagacaaaaaattagacaatagttggaaagcgacaaaaaatggaaaaacacaaaacaaaaaattacacaaatggcacaaacgagaaataaaggaaacacaaaacgacaaaaacgacacataaaacaatgaataaagcaaaaaaaagacaaaaatcagacaacaaatagaagcgagacaaaaaggaaacacaaaatgacaaaaaaggaaacacaaaatgacaaaaacacgagacaaatgacaaaagtcagacaaaaaacaacaaaaacaagacaaaatattacaaaaacgagaccaaaaaactgacaaaaaatgagacaaaaaagttagaaagtgacagaaaaatggacagacgacaaaaacgagacaaaaaattgacaaaaaaggaacaaaacgacaagaaaaaaacagcaagaaaaaaggaaacacaacaaaatatgagacaaacgacacaaaacagaacacaacagacaaaaaattagacaatagttggaaagcgacaaaaaaatggaaaaacgcaaaacaaaaaattacacaaatggcacaaacgagaaataaaggaaacacaaaacgacaaaaacatgagacaaacgacaaaagtcacaaaaagcaactaaaacgacaaaatattacaaaaatgagacacaaaacaacaaaagaacaatgaacaatctagtaatTTACTTCATGattaaaacgacaaaaaatacaaaacaataaaaacaagacaaaatgttttttgtgtcacttgttttgtttcgtgttgcttgtttcattttatgtcattttgtttctcgctttgtgtctcatttttggaatattttgttttgtttttgttgttttttgtcttttttatctgacttttgtctcgctcgtgttgtttgtcttatttttgtcattttgtttctcgcttttgttgtgttttgccatttttttctaat encodes the following:
- the LOC111586262 gene encoding lysophosphatidic acid receptor 3, producing MAQQNSSCHYNESMSFFYNKNGGDDKWDSAQLILVQVVGSLFCCFILVSNAMVIAAVVTNKRFHYPFYYLLANLAASDFLAGIAYVYLMFNTGPVSRKLTVRGYFIRQGLLDISLSASLANLLVIALERYISVMNWKVHSNLTKRRVTLLIVLVWAISIFMGAVPSLGWNCICDLDRCSQLAPIFSRSYLIFWSVSNLVVFLVMVAIYMRIYTYVKKKTSVLMPHTSGSINRKRTPIKLIKTVMVVLGAFVFCWTPGLVVLLLDGLNCQRCNVMKLKRWLLLLAVLNSVMNPCIYSYKDEEMWTTFKNLMRCIGNGTRRQRSTKANSRPLSSGQDTVNSQPPSEELKSDNQGILKT